The following are from one region of the Mesorhizobium sp. B4-1-4 genome:
- the ubiB gene encoding 2-polyprenylphenol 6-hydroxylase: MSTVSAGFRLMRAGWVLVREGVVAALPGEELSGLPKFGWRLARLFTRRRALAYQRSDRLAKAVVRLGPSYVKLGQFLATRPDVVGNDMALDLAMLQDKMHTFPRAEAIAAIEASLGRKVADLYAQFGDPVAAASIAQVHAAETLHEGAASKVAVKVIRPGVRRRFFHDLESYFLAARLQERYIPSSRRLRPVQVTETLAQTTKIEMDLRLEAAALSELGENTRDDPGFRVPYVDWERTGRDVLTMEWVEGVKMNNIAGLEAAGHDLKAIAANLVQSFLRHTLRDGFFHADMHPGNLFVEANGTIVAVDLGIAGRLGKKERRFLAEILYGFIMRDYLRVAEVHFEAGYVPRQHNVAAFAQAIRAIGEPIHGQPAETISMAKLLTLLFEVTELFDMATRPELILLQKTMVVVEGVARTLDPVFNMWKTAEPVVSGWIAGNLGPRGMMIDARDGAKALLTLARQAPELAARTDRLSREIDLMAEHGLRFDETTARAIGKAEARYSRSGRVALWVIALTLVYIAWKLI; the protein is encoded by the coding sequence CGGTCAGCGCAGGATTTCGGCTCATGCGGGCCGGCTGGGTGCTGGTGCGCGAGGGCGTCGTCGCCGCCTTGCCCGGCGAGGAGTTGTCCGGCCTGCCGAAATTCGGCTGGCGGCTGGCGCGGCTGTTCACCCGTCGCCGCGCGCTCGCCTATCAGCGCAGTGACCGGCTGGCCAAGGCCGTGGTCCGGCTCGGCCCGTCCTATGTGAAGCTTGGCCAATTCCTGGCGACACGGCCCGACGTCGTCGGCAATGACATGGCGCTCGACCTTGCCATGCTGCAGGACAAGATGCACACCTTTCCGAGGGCCGAGGCGATCGCGGCCATCGAAGCGTCGCTCGGGCGCAAGGTGGCCGATCTCTACGCGCAATTCGGCGACCCGGTCGCCGCCGCTTCCATCGCCCAGGTCCACGCCGCCGAAACCCTCCACGAAGGTGCTGCCAGCAAGGTGGCGGTGAAGGTGATCCGGCCGGGCGTGCGCCGCCGCTTTTTTCACGACTTGGAAAGCTATTTCCTCGCCGCCCGCCTGCAGGAAAGATACATCCCCTCGTCACGCCGGCTGCGGCCGGTTCAGGTCACCGAGACGCTGGCGCAAACCACCAAGATCGAGATGGACCTGCGCCTCGAAGCCGCGGCACTCTCCGAACTTGGCGAAAACACCAGGGATGATCCCGGCTTCCGCGTACCCTATGTCGACTGGGAACGTACCGGCCGCGACGTGCTGACCATGGAATGGGTCGAAGGGGTCAAGATGAACAACATCGCCGGCCTCGAAGCCGCCGGCCACGACCTGAAGGCGATCGCCGCCAATCTCGTCCAGTCGTTCCTGCGCCATACGCTGCGCGACGGCTTCTTCCATGCCGACATGCATCCCGGCAATCTGTTCGTCGAAGCGAATGGCACCATCGTCGCCGTCGATCTCGGCATTGCCGGCAGGCTCGGCAAGAAGGAGCGCCGTTTCCTCGCCGAAATCCTCTACGGCTTCATCATGCGCGACTATCTGCGCGTCGCCGAGGTGCATTTCGAGGCCGGCTATGTGCCGCGCCAGCACAATGTCGCGGCCTTCGCACAGGCGATCCGCGCCATCGGCGAGCCGATCCACGGCCAGCCGGCCGAGACAATTTCGATGGCCAAGCTTTTGACGCTGCTGTTCGAGGTGACCGAACTCTTCGACATGGCGACAAGACCGGAACTGATCCTGCTGCAGAAGACCATGGTGGTGGTCGAGGGCGTGGCGCGTACGCTCGATCCGGTCTTCAACATGTGGAAGACGGCCGAGCCGGTGGTCAGCGGCTGGATCGCCGGGAATCTCGGCCCGCGCGGCATGATGATCGATGCGCGTGATGGCGCCAAGGCGCTGCTGACGCTCGCCCGCCAGGCGCCGGAGCTTGCGGCGCGCACTGATCGGCTGTCGCGAGAGATCGATCTGATGGCCGAGCACGGGCTGCGCTTCGACGAAACCACCGCCCGCGCCATCGGCAAGGCCGAGGCCCGGTACAGCCGTTCGGGCCGCGTCGCGCTGTGGGTAATCGCGCTGACACTGGTCTATATTGCCTGGAAGCTGATCTAG
- the coaBC gene encoding bifunctional phosphopantothenoylcysteine decarboxylase/phosphopantothenate--cysteine ligase CoaBC, with protein MASITIRNLGDEVKELLRRLAAENDRSMEEQARVMIRAAVDGQALPTGRLDQIEKALHDLAASQGSTAPAIATAARISARGSLSGKRILLIIGGGIAAYKALDLIRRLRERGAAVRVVMTSAAREFVTTLSVGALSADHVFTELFDRNDEHDVGHIRLSREADLLVVAPATADLMAKLANGHANDLASTVLIATDKPVLMAPAMNPRMWAHPATRRNRATLAKDGVAFVGPAKGEMAESNEAGEGRMAEPLEIVAAIEALLDLSPKPLAGKKVIVTSGPTHEPIDPVRYIANRSSGKQGHAIAAALARLGADVRLVSGPVAIADPAGVKTIRVERAQEMRDAVEQLLPADAAVFVAAVADWRSENSAGEKIKKVAGEGPPVLRMVENPDILAGVGHHKQRPGLVVGFAAETQDLLRNAEAKLKKKGADFIVANNVSHESGIGPSGVMGGDRNRVRIVSKTGVEEWPEMTKDEVAARLATLIAERLKTIVV; from the coding sequence ATGGCAAGCATCACCATTCGCAACCTCGGCGATGAGGTCAAGGAACTGCTGCGCCGACTGGCGGCGGAAAACGACCGTTCCATGGAAGAGCAGGCACGAGTCATGATCCGGGCCGCGGTTGACGGGCAGGCCCTGCCGACCGGTCGCCTCGACCAGATTGAGAAAGCCCTGCACGACCTGGCCGCCTCACAGGGCTCGACGGCCCCGGCCATCGCAACGGCAGCCAGGATTTCTGCCCGCGGCAGTCTCTCCGGCAAGCGCATCCTGCTCATCATCGGCGGCGGCATTGCAGCCTACAAGGCGCTGGACCTGATCCGGCGGCTGCGCGAGCGCGGTGCCGCGGTGCGGGTGGTGATGACGTCAGCCGCGCGGGAGTTCGTCACCACGCTGTCGGTCGGCGCGCTTTCGGCAGATCATGTCTTCACCGAACTGTTCGACCGCAATGACGAGCATGATGTCGGCCACATCAGGCTGTCACGCGAGGCCGACCTGCTGGTGGTGGCGCCTGCGACCGCCGACCTGATGGCCAAGCTTGCCAATGGCCACGCCAACGACCTCGCATCCACCGTGCTGATCGCCACCGACAAACCGGTGCTGATGGCACCGGCCATGAACCCGAGGATGTGGGCGCATCCTGCGACGCGGCGCAACCGCGCCACGCTGGCCAAGGACGGCGTTGCCTTTGTCGGCCCGGCCAAAGGCGAGATGGCTGAGAGCAATGAGGCGGGCGAAGGCCGCATGGCCGAACCGCTGGAGATCGTCGCCGCGATCGAGGCGCTGCTCGATCTCAGTCCGAAACCTTTGGCTGGCAAGAAAGTCATCGTCACTTCCGGCCCGACGCATGAGCCGATCGACCCGGTGCGCTACATCGCCAACCGTTCGTCCGGCAAGCAGGGCCACGCCATCGCGGCGGCACTGGCAAGACTGGGCGCCGATGTGCGACTGGTCTCCGGCCCGGTCGCCATTGCCGATCCGGCCGGCGTGAAGACCATTCGCGTCGAGCGCGCGCAAGAGATGCGCGATGCGGTGGAGCAGCTTTTGCCTGCCGACGCCGCGGTCTTCGTCGCTGCCGTTGCCGACTGGCGCTCCGAAAATTCGGCCGGCGAAAAGATCAAGAAGGTGGCGGGCGAAGGGCCACCGGTGCTTCGTATGGTGGAGAACCCCGACATCCTTGCCGGGGTCGGCCACCACAAGCAGCGACCCGGCCTGGTCGTGGGCTTCGCCGCCGAGACGCAGGACCTTTTGCGCAATGCCGAGGCCAAGCTGAAGAAGAAAGGCGCCGATTTTATCGTCGCCAACAACGTCTCGCACGAAAGCGGCATCGGCCCTTCAGGCGTCATGGGCGGCGATCGCAACCGGGTCCGGATCGTCTCGAAGACCGGCGTCGAAGAGTGGCCCGAAATGACCAAGGACGAGGTGGCGGCACGGCTCGCCACCCTGATCGCCGAGCGCCTCAAAACGATCGTCGTCTAA
- a CDS encoding invasion associated locus B family protein produces MRKYAYLVAMLGAACIAGLPAMAAQTKGDKAAPAANAAASAPQLPGGASALSETHGDWTVNCQVSGTAKVCSLSHQQFNKQSNQRLLAIELSSKSGDDASGTLALPFGLALAKGVTLTVDDQKLDGSLPFNTCQVVGCLVPVAFDANVTPLLKSGTTLKIDAFAADTGQQVSFSVPLNGFGGALARTAELLAN; encoded by the coding sequence ATGAGAAAGTACGCGTATCTTGTGGCGATGCTGGGTGCGGCCTGCATAGCTGGTCTGCCGGCCATGGCGGCGCAAACGAAGGGCGACAAGGCGGCTCCGGCCGCAAATGCCGCCGCCAGTGCGCCGCAACTGCCTGGCGGCGCGTCGGCCTTGTCTGAAACCCATGGCGACTGGACGGTCAATTGCCAGGTATCGGGCACTGCCAAAGTATGCAGCCTGTCGCATCAGCAGTTCAACAAGCAGAGCAACCAGCGTCTGCTGGCGATCGAGCTGTCGAGCAAGAGCGGCGACGACGCGAGCGGAACCCTTGCCCTGCCGTTTGGCCTCGCGCTCGCCAAGGGCGTCACCCTGACCGTCGACGACCAGAAACTCGATGGCAGCCTGCCGTTCAACACCTGTCAGGTGGTCGGCTGCCTCGTGCCTGTGGCATTCGATGCCAACGTCACGCCGCTGCTCAAGTCGGGCACGACGCTCAAGATCGACGCTTTCGCGGCCGACACGGGACAGCAGGTGAGCTTTTCCGTTCCGCTCAACGGCTTCGGCGGGGCTCTTGCCCGCACGGCGGAGCTTTTGGCCAATTGA
- a CDS encoding NUDIX hydrolase, with translation MAATKKKAVRKAKKGERIRQVAAVPFRRNAHGDIEVMLVTSRTTRRFIVPKGWPMKGKSGRKAATIEAQEEAGVLGKTLREPAGSYSYWKRLASHFVRVDVIVYLLEVTEELAHWQEAKRRQRAWLAPADAAMLIDEPDLSTLVKTLKLPEPAPLDQV, from the coding sequence ATGGCAGCCACCAAGAAAAAGGCCGTGCGCAAGGCCAAGAAAGGCGAGAGAATCCGCCAGGTCGCCGCGGTCCCCTTTCGGCGGAACGCGCACGGCGATATCGAGGTGATGCTGGTCACGTCGAGAACGACGAGACGCTTCATCGTGCCCAAGGGTTGGCCGATGAAAGGCAAGAGCGGACGCAAGGCAGCCACCATCGAGGCGCAGGAGGAAGCCGGCGTGCTTGGCAAGACGCTGAGAGAGCCGGCAGGCTCCTATTCCTACTGGAAGCGGCTGGCCAGCCACTTTGTCCGGGTCGACGTCATCGTCTATCTGCTTGAAGTGACGGAAGAGCTTGCCCACTGGCAGGAGGCCAAGCGGCGGCAGCGGGCATGGCTGGCGCCGGCCGACGCGGCGATGCTCATCGACGAACCGGATCTGTCGACGCTGGTGAAGACCTTGAAGCTTCCCGAGCCCGCGCCACTCGACCAGGTATAG
- a CDS encoding CaiB/BaiF CoA transferase family protein, translating into MGASFLAQNAGKRSVVLDLKKEADRERFLDLVASADALVENFRPGVMDRLGLGYEALKAVRPGVVYCAISGFGQTGPMRDNPAYDQIIQGLSGIMSITGTPETAPVRVGYPVANTLGGSVGAFAIASALVKQKTSGEGAFLDVSMLECTLSALGWPVSNYLTAGVDPKPMGNENMTAAPLGAFRTGEGLLNIAANKQEQFVTLCRLIGRPDLASDPRFAERETRKKNRTVLKTEIEEALAGTSAAAWEKTLNRAGVPAGRVLTIPQVLAEPQVLERQVTARFEDVPDVDRPLTVLRGGFMVDGEAPLPTRPPPALGEHIDEIFAQLPPRAKAKARA; encoded by the coding sequence ATGGGCGCCTCGTTCCTGGCGCAGAACGCCGGCAAACGATCTGTCGTGCTCGATCTGAAGAAAGAGGCCGATCGCGAGCGCTTCCTCGACCTGGTTGCCAGCGCCGATGCGCTGGTGGAGAATTTTCGGCCCGGCGTGATGGATCGACTCGGCCTTGGGTATGAGGCGCTGAAGGCGGTCCGTCCCGGCGTCGTCTATTGCGCGATATCGGGTTTCGGCCAGACCGGGCCGATGCGCGACAATCCCGCCTATGACCAGATCATCCAGGGCCTGTCGGGCATCATGAGCATCACCGGCACGCCGGAAACGGCGCCCGTGCGCGTCGGCTATCCCGTCGCCAATACGCTGGGCGGGTCGGTCGGCGCTTTCGCCATCGCCTCGGCGCTGGTCAAACAGAAGACCTCGGGCGAGGGCGCCTTCCTCGACGTGTCGATGCTGGAATGCACGCTTTCCGCCCTTGGCTGGCCGGTATCGAATTATCTCACGGCAGGGGTCGACCCCAAGCCGATGGGCAATGAGAACATGACGGCGGCGCCCTTGGGTGCCTTCCGCACCGGCGAGGGACTGCTCAACATTGCCGCCAACAAGCAGGAGCAGTTCGTGACGCTTTGCCGGCTGATCGGGCGGCCGGACCTGGCCTCGGATCCGCGTTTCGCCGAGCGCGAGACGCGCAAAAAGAACCGCACGGTGCTCAAAACCGAGATCGAGGAGGCCCTGGCAGGTACCTCGGCGGCGGCCTGGGAAAAGACGCTCAATCGTGCCGGCGTGCCGGCGGGCAGGGTACTGACCATCCCGCAAGTGCTGGCCGAGCCGCAAGTGCTCGAACGCCAGGTAACCGCGCGTTTCGAGGATGTGCCTGACGTGGACAGACCGCTGACCGTCTTGCGCGGCGGGTTCATGGTCGATGGCGAAGCGCCGCTGCCGACCAGGCCACCACCGGCGCTCGGCGAGCATATTGACGAGATCTTCGCCCAGCTGCCGCCACGTGCCAAGGCGAAAGCACGGGCATGA